GCAGGGAATGGGGTGGTCGCTGCTCAGCAGGCTGCGCTGACGCGCCTCCATACCGGGATTTAATTCCACCAGCACGCATTCCAGCCTGCCGATCAGATCCGGAGCCTCAGCTGCTAAGTGAGGCCTCAGCTGGTCCATGAGATGCCCTTCACCCGGGCCGACATCCACCACGGACAGCAGCTGATCAGGATGGCGACGCGCCAAGACCTTCAGCCACTCGATCAGTTGCAGGGCCAGAAGTGCGCTGAAGTCATCACCAAGGGAGGGGGACGTGACGAAATCGCCATCCGTTCCAACGCGCAGATGGCCGGATCCGTAGGCCCCATGTTCAGGGTCATGAAGGGCCCATTCCATGAAGGTGGAAAGGGGAACCTGGGAGCCATGGAACTTCAACCTCTGCTGCATCCAGTCGGGGCAGGGCACATCGGAGGCCTTCATGTGGTGAGAATGGCGAGCACTCGCACACGATCATGGGTCTCCAAGCCATCTCGCGCGGCATGAAGGCTGTGCTGAGTCTTTCGGTTCTGCTGTTGCTGTTCGCTGCACCGGCTCTGGCCATCGACAACCCGGAACTGCTGCCGGATCACCCAACACCGGTGATTGACCTGGCAAAAGCCCTCAGCGACACCCAGCGTCAATCCCTGGAGACCTCCCTCGATGCCTTTGAGGACCGCAGTGGCTGGAAGCTGCGGGTCTTGACCCAGTACGAACGCACACCCGGCCGGGCGGTGAAGGAATTCTGGGGATTGGATGAACGCAGCTTGCTGCTGGTGGCCGATCCCCGCGGCGGCAATCTGCTGAATTTCAACGTGGGCGACGCCTTCTTCGCGTTGATGCCGCGCACTTGGTGGGTCGAATTGCAGACGCGCTACGGCAATCAGTACTACGTGAAGGACCACGGCGAAGACGGCGCAATCCTTGCGGCCCTGGATGCCGTTGAACTCTGTCTCGACCGCGGAGGATGCCAGGTCGTTCCAGGCCTGCCGACCGAACAATGGCTCTGGACGCTGACCACATCGGTTGTGGGTGGTCTGATCGCGGGCTTTGCCGCCTATCCGCGCAAGGAAGGCGAGAAGATCGCCTGGGCCTGGCTGTTGCTGCTGTCTCCTCTCTGGGTGATGTTGTTTGGTGTGTTTGGCGTCGCACCGGTCGTGACGCGCACCAGTGAGCTGCTGCCACTGATCCGCAATGGCATGGGATTCCTGGGAGGTGGCATTGCTGCTTATCTGATTGCTCAGGCCACGGTCGGGCGGAAACTCAATGAATCCAACAGCGAAAGCTGATTCGACATTGTCCAAAGCAACGGGATGCCAAATGGCATCGCGAAATATTCAGGGCATGCCGCAGAGAATGGTCGGTCCGGTGCAAACGGGAGCTTTCGGAGCACCATCGGTGGGCGCATCACCATTGCGCGCTGCGGCAAGGTCCGCACGACGCTGATCTCGAATTTGCCGCAGCTGCACCAAGTTGAGGTTGTAGAAACCACGCAGATTGTCGAACTGCTTCACAGGCTGCCCGTAGTAGCTGCGACCCCTCAAGGTTGGGAACGATGCCCATTCCGGGGCAAGCATGGCCGCGAGCTGCGGGGACATCACACCCGTGTCAGTCATGCTGAGGGCCTTGCGGCGCTGGATTAAAAACAACGCTCCCTGATCCTGCACTTCGGGGCCGAAGCCGCGAACGCCGATGCTGCGCTTCACCAGATCCCAGGTGAAAGGCATGAACTGATAAGCCCCCGCAGCAGCACTCGCATAACGGGAGGAATAAATCACCCGATCGGGATGGCGATCCATGCTGGCCATCAGGCCACCGCCGAACATCACCCGATAGCCCACGTCAAGACCGTTTTTCCAGGTGCCTTCGGCAAAACGAATGGTGTTGAGCATCGCGCGACGCTCTGGGGTGATGATGTAAGGAAGCGCAGAGACCTGGACTTCCTCTTCCAGCTGAACCAGCTTGGAACGCGACTCGATCGAGGGGAGAACCGCATGCACCGGAGCGGTGATGGATGCGGCGAGTGGAACAACGCTTGCAACAGCGCCTGCAAAACGACAGACGTTTAGAGCAAGTGAAGTCATAAAAAGCTCATAAGGAACAAAATCACTGCAGGAATGCACCGATGAAATGAATTCAGAGAAGTGATTCGGTGGATTCAATGAATCCGGTATGCAAAAAGCACGCGCAAACTGTGTCGAACTGCGGCTGCACATCACAGACGAGGTGTGACACACGCAAAATCGGCACGAGCAGAGAACATTCTTTGTTCGCTTTCAGACCCAAGACACATCAACACCTTTCAAGGCACATCAGCCGGACTAATGCAATCAATCAGCCCTGCTTAAGCAATGAACGCAGCGAGGTCTGGAGCGCTTCAGCAGCCATCTGAGCGCCATCACTTGCCAACGCGTCAGCACTGGCTGACTCCAGCGGCTGATCCAATTTCCAGGCGCCAGCCTCAAGTTCCTCACGGCTGAGGCAGTGGTGGTCGGCATGGCGACGCAACCCCATCATCAGCACCTCCGCTTCGGCAAAACCCTGCCGTTCCACCACGTGCAAGCCCACTTGCTGGGACATCGCCTCACAGAAGCTGCTGAACCCCGGTTTGCCCAGATGTCGCTCACAACCAGGAAGCACGTCCAAGGGCCTGACTTGCTCAGGCAGCACCATCACATTCGCTGGCAATGCCGCATCAGCGTGTTGGCTGGATGTGCGCGAGGGGGCAATTAAAAACAGATGCTCCGGCCAGCGTCGGAACAGATCGGGTTGCAAAGAGAGTCCAAGCCCACCGAACCCCACCATCACCTTGATGCGGGGATCACGTTCAAGCGCCGCCCCAAAATCAGCAGGAAGCGGTCTTGGTTCTGCAGTTACCAGCGACAAGGGCACTTCGGGGAGCTGCCAGTTCATGGCCAGGGAAAACGGACAGCGCAGCAGCAGTGATCCCCTGCGGTAAGCCTCGCGGGCCTGTTGCGACCAGCACTGAAAGGCACCACCCAAAGGTTCATAGATGTCATCCCAGCCGAAATTGCCCATCCAGATCAACGGTGCCTGCAGTCGCGAGGCCAATTCGGCAGCAGCTGGGGGGATGTCTCCCAGCACGGCCACCTGATCGTCCTGAGCTCGGATCCAGGCCACCTCCTCATCCAGCTGTCTGGGCAGATTCACTTGCAATTGCTCCAAGGCATGCAGCGTTGCCGGCTGATCCGAACCCAGGGCATCTTCTTGAAGCATGCCCACGTCCCAGCGGACAGTTCGCTGGGTCAGCGGCACTCCCCGCAGCACCAACGTGAGAAACGCCGGGTTCACCATCGAACTGACCACCAATCGCCAGGTGGGCTGCAATCGATGCAGGTGCGAAAGCATGGCGGCCTGCCGGGCGGCATGACCGAAGCCATGGCTGCTCAGGCAGACATAAATCAGCATGGAGATGCCGATGAATGCCTGGCTCGATACAGGCTCTGCTCGTACACCAGATCCCCATCAGGCCGATACCAACGGTGACTGATCAGAACAGGGTCGATGGCATCGAACTCCACCCAGGTGAGGTGATGCAGAGGTTTCCCATCTTCATCACATCCAGAGCGGGGAACACAGGCGGCGTTGACATAACACGTGCCCCTGCGATCGCGATGAAACGTGATCCGTTCGCCGCGACGCCCTTTCAACTGATGGTGCATGTGACCGAACACCACCAAGTCAGCCCGTCGCTGCTTCTGCATGCGATCAAGCGCAAAGGCCAGATCACGATCCCCCCAGTCGATATGCGGTTGCTTCCAATCCCGACCGCAGGGACTGTCCGCATCCGATCCCAGCCCTGTGGGTCCGCTATGGGCCAACACAACGAGCGGCCAATTGGATGGCGCCTGCGCTGCGGCAGAAACGATGCGATCGGCAGATTCCTGTTCGGTGACCGGACCGAACACGGCCTGAACCGCTTGAGAGAGATGAAACCCACCGCCAGCGCTGCAGGGGCGTGCACCAACAACGGCCACCTGCGGCTGCTCCCACTGGCGCAAACTCCAGGGGCAGTGCCGGTCGCCCAGCATCGTGAGCTGCTGCTGAAGCAAACCGCCGCTTCGGTCTCGACCGCGGTCATGGTTTCCCAGAAGCACGGCAACGGGACACTCCAGCTGCATGATTCGTTTCACCAGGCGAAGATCGCCATCGCTCAGATCACCAACGAACAACAGGGCGTCGGGCTGCAACCGATGCACCAGCTCTGCATCTCGATCACCCCAGTCCCCATGGAGATCACCGGCGATTGCAAGACGGACAGCAGTCAGGGTGACTTCTAGGCTGGGTCCATCCTGCCCCAGAAAGTCCCGATGAGCTCTGACACCGCGATTGTGGCGGCGATCAACCAGCTCCGTAAGGACCGGAAGGCTGTGATCCTGGCGCACTACTACCAGGAACCGGAAATTCAAGACATCGCTGATTTCATCGGTGATTCCCTAGAGCTCTCGCGCAAAGCCGCGAACACCGACGCCGAAGTGATCGTGTTCTGCGGCGTTCACTTCATGGCCGAAACCGCCAAGATCCTCAGCCCCGAAAAAACTGTGGTGCTACCGGATCTGGAAGCGGGCTGCTCACTGGCGGATGACTGCCCTGCGGATGAATTTGCACGCTTTCGGGAACAGCATCCCGATCATTTCGTCGTGAGCTATATCAACTGCACCGCAGCGGTGAAGGCGCAAAGCGATCTGATCTGCACAAGCAGCAATGCTGTGGATCTGGTGCAGCAGCTCCCGGCTGATCGCCCCGTTCTGTTTGCACCAGACAGAAACCTGGGACGGTGGGTGCAACGCCAGAGCGGTCGGGACCTCACACTGTGGCCCGGTCGCTGCTTCGTGCACGAAGCGTTCAGTGAAGAGGCACTGCTCCGACTCAAACTCGAGCATCCCGATGCCGAAGTGATCGCCCATCCGGAATGCGAGGAAAACCTTCTCGACCTAGCGGATTTCATCGGCTCCACAAGCAAACTGCTCAACCACGCAGAAACCAGTGACGCCACCACGTTCATCGTGCTGACCGAACCTGGAATCCTGCACCAGATGCAGCAACGCGTTCCCGAGAAAACGCTGATCGACGTGCCAGGCCTGGATGGCTGCAGCTGCAATGCATGCCCCTACATGCGCCTCAACACCCTGGAGAAACTTCGTGACTGTCTGGAAAGTCTGTCGCCTGAAATCACCATGGACGAAAAGCTGCGCAGCCAGGCAGAAGCTCCGATACGGCGCATGCTCGCGATGAGTCGCTGACCCAGCACAGCAACACAATTGCCAGAGTTGTTGGATGCAACTCCTCGAGCGAACTGACAGCGGTCTGTATTGCCGGGCCGCGGATGCCTGGATTGATCCCAGTCGTCCTGTGCCGAGGGCGCTGATCACACACGCTCATGCCGACCATGCGAGGCCCGGATGCGGTGAATATTGGGCGGTGGATGTGAGTGAGGGGGTGCTGCGCCAGCGACTCGGTCGGGAGATCACCCTGCATCCAATGGCCTATGGGCAAGAGTTCTGGCTCAACCAGGCTTGCCTGTCCTTTCACAGCGCTGGCCACGTGCTCGGCTCAGCGCAGGTGCGCCTGAAGGTGGATGACGCGGTATGGGTCGTGACCGGGGACTACAAACGCTGTGCTGATCCCAGTTGCGCTCCCTTTGAATCCGTGCCCTGTGACGTGATGATCACGGAAGCCACCTTTGCGCTGCCGATTTACGCCTGGGACAGCGGCGCTCAGATCGCCGAACAGATCCGTGATTGGTGGCACGGCGACCGCGAACGACCGTCTCTGTTGTTTTGCTATTCCTTCGGCAAGGCCCAACGCCTCTTGGCAGAACTCAAGGCGATTGGCGTCGAGGAGGAGGTGCTGCTGCACGGCGCCGTGGAAACCGTGACCCGGCAGTACCGCGATGCCGGTGTGCCGATGACCCCAAGTCGTCCTGTGAGTGAGTTGCCAAGAAAGGATCCGCTGGCGGGCCGGTTGATCCTGGCGCCGCCATCGGCCCATCGCTCAGCCTGGATGCGCCGTTTCCGTGCTCCGCAGACCGCCTTCGCTTCAGGCTGGATGGCAGTCCGAGGAGCTCGCCGACGCCGCGGGTATGAACGGGGGTTCGTGCTCAGCGACCATGCCGACTGGCAGGGCTTGATTCGCACAGTTCTCGAGTCGGGTGCGCATACCGTGTACGTGACGCACGGGCAAAGCGATGTGCTGGCACGCTTTCTGCGGGAACGTCATGGCATCGATGCCAAACCCCTGGAGCAGCTTGCCTGACCTAACCTCGACTGCCCTGTTGACGGATCCATGGCAATGCGCAGTGCCGGCATCGTTGGACTCTCGGCTTTGCTGATCTCCTCACCGGGAGCAGGCTTGGCCCAGCAGGTTGAGATCAGCATCGAGCAGATCGAGACGGTGGTGTTTCCAGCGGAAGGTGGCGCTGCAGCACAGGCGATCTGTGCTGGCTTGGCAAGCGGTGTGCTGAACCCTGACCTGGTGGGCATCGACCTGGCCAGGCTCCAGGGGGCATTGCGTGACTCCGGTGATGCCGAACTGGCCGCCAACTATGTGAAAGCCTTCAACAACGTTGCCGTTGGCACCCCTGGCTGCAACATCGAAGTGACAGCACCAGGTGACGGCAATCTCCGCCGCTACTGATCCGCTGCTCTCCAAGCCTGAGGGGCTGGAAGCACTGGCGGCACTGGTCAACAGCCTCGATCAGTGCACAGCCACGGGACGAAAGGTGGCACTGATTGCCGATCACCTGCAGCGGGTCTCCGCTCAGGATGCGGCCTGGTGCGTGCTGTTGCTAATCGAAGAACGGCGCAAACGACTGATCACGGGTCGGCGCTTACGCGACATCCTGCAGCAGGCCAGTGCCATGCCCGACTGGCTTTTTGACGATTGTCAGAGCCATGTCGGCGATTCAGCAGAGACGCTGTCCTTGTTGTGGCCTCAGATCCACCACGACATTGCCGAGATTCGCTGCGATGCACCGCTGTCGGCGTGGATCACCGAGCTGCAAGCGTCACCACCGATGCACTGGTGGATGGAGACGCTGCTGCCGGCGTTGGCAACGATGGAAGCTGAAGACCAGAGCCAGGCGGTGCTGGCGATCTGGCAGGCCTTGCCTCCCGAACGCCTGTTTCTGTTCAACAAACTGCTCACCGGGGGCTTTCGCATCGGCGTCGGGCGTGGCCTCGTCGTGAAGGCAATCGCCAGTGGGTTCGCGATCGACGAAGCCCTGGTGCTGGAACGCTTAATGGCACCAGCAGAAGCATCCTCGATCTGGTTTCAACAACTCACTGCACCTGCAGATGCGGAACGGGACAACCGAGGACCTGTTCCCTATCCCTTCTTTCTGGCCAGTCCGCTTCAGCAGGCGAGCCTCAGCGAAACACCCGCCACGGATTGGTGGGTGGAACCGAAATGGGACGGCATCCGCGGCCAACTGATCCAACGCGAAAGCGGCACCTATCTCTGGAGTCGAGGAGAGGAGCTGATCAACGACCAGTTCCCCGAACTGATTGCGATGGCCGCGGCACTTCCCCACGACACCGTGCTCGATGGTGAGGTGATCTGTTGGGCCGAAACGGAAGCGGAACCCAGAGCATTCAGCGATCTACAGCGCCGACTCGGCCGCAAAACAGTGGGCCGAAAACTGCGCCACGACTGCCCAGTGAGCTTCGTGGCCTACGACGTTCTGGAACACCATGCGCAGGATCTGCGTCCGCAACCGCTCCAGCAACGGCTGGCCACGTTGGTTGGTCTGCACGCAGGCTTCGCCAATCGCGAGGAGGGTTGGCGCTGCAGGCTGAGCCATGGCGCTTTGCTGAACGACTGGACGGAGCTGGACCAGCAACGCCAGACCGCCGTCCAGCAGGGAGCCGAGGGCGTGATGCTCAAACACCATCAATCGCCTTACCTGAGTGGACGCAAGCGGGGCCACTGGTGGAAACACAAACGCGATCCGATGACCTTGGATGCGGTGCTGATTTATGCCCAGGCCGGCCGAGGGCGACGAGCCAACCTGTTCACCGATTACACCTTTGCGCTCTGGGATCACCAATCCGAAGGCGATGCTGAACCGCAGCTGGTGACATTTGCCAAGGCCTACTCCGGCCTCAACGATGCAGAAATATTGGAACTGGACCGCTGGATCAGGCGCCACACCCGCGAAAGGTTCGGTCCAACGCGCTCGGTCGATCCTGAGTTGGTGTTCGAGATTGGCTTTGAAGGCATTCAGGAGTCCAAACGCCACAAGTGCGGACTCGCTGTTCGCTTCCCCAGAATCCTGCGCTGGCGACGGGATCGCAGCGCCAGCAGCGCCAACACCCTTGCCGACGCCAGAGAACTCTGCGAGCGCATCAGAAACCGGGCGGCTTGAGCGAATTGAACCGCTGAGGTGAGCATCAGCGCAGAACTTCTGTGAGTCGTCAAGAATCGAGACAACCCTTTTCGATGGAACACCATCTCACCATCGCAACACTGATCAACAGTGTTGATCCACAGCGA
This region of Synechococcus sp. NOUM97013 genomic DNA includes:
- a CDS encoding ligase-associated DNA damage response exonuclease; the protein is MQLLERTDSGLYCRAADAWIDPSRPVPRALITHAHADHARPGCGEYWAVDVSEGVLRQRLGREITLHPMAYGQEFWLNQACLSFHSAGHVLGSAQVRLKVDDAVWVVTGDYKRCADPSCAPFESVPCDVMITEATFALPIYAWDSGAQIAEQIRDWWHGDRERPSLLFCYSFGKAQRLLAELKAIGVEEEVLLHGAVETVTRQYRDAGVPMTPSRPVSELPRKDPLAGRLILAPPSAHRSAWMRRFRAPQTAFASGWMAVRGARRRRGYERGFVLSDHADWQGLIRTVLESGAHTVYVTHGQSDVLARFLRERHGIDAKPLEQLA
- a CDS encoding TIGR04168 family protein gives rise to the protein MHRLQPDALLFVGDLSDGDLRLVKRIMQLECPVAVLLGNHDRGRDRSGGLLQQQLTMLGDRHCPWSLRQWEQPQVAVVGARPCSAGGGFHLSQAVQAVFGPVTEQESADRIVSAAAQAPSNWPLVVLAHSGPTGLGSDADSPCGRDWKQPHIDWGDRDLAFALDRMQKQRRADLVVFGHMHHQLKGRRGERITFHRDRRGTCYVNAACVPRSGCDEDGKPLHHLTWVEFDAIDPVLISHRWYRPDGDLVYEQSLYRARHSSASPC
- a CDS encoding ATP-dependent DNA ligase gives rise to the protein MTAISAATDPLLSKPEGLEALAALVNSLDQCTATGRKVALIADHLQRVSAQDAAWCVLLLIEERRKRLITGRRLRDILQQASAMPDWLFDDCQSHVGDSAETLSLLWPQIHHDIAEIRCDAPLSAWITELQASPPMHWWMETLLPALATMEAEDQSQAVLAIWQALPPERLFLFNKLLTGGFRIGVGRGLVVKAIASGFAIDEALVLERLMAPAEASSIWFQQLTAPADAERDNRGPVPYPFFLASPLQQASLSETPATDWWVEPKWDGIRGQLIQRESGTYLWSRGEELINDQFPELIAMAAALPHDTVLDGEVICWAETEAEPRAFSDLQRRLGRKTVGRKLRHDCPVSFVAYDVLEHHAQDLRPQPLQQRLATLVGLHAGFANREEGWRCRLSHGALLNDWTELDQQRQTAVQQGAEGVMLKHHQSPYLSGRKRGHWWKHKRDPMTLDAVLIYAQAGRGRRANLFTDYTFALWDHQSEGDAEPQLVTFAKAYSGLNDAEILELDRWIRRHTRERFGPTRSVDPELVFEIGFEGIQESKRHKCGLAVRFPRILRWRRDRSASSANTLADARELCERIRNRAA
- the nadA gene encoding quinolinate synthase NadA, which gives rise to MSSDTAIVAAINQLRKDRKAVILAHYYQEPEIQDIADFIGDSLELSRKAANTDAEVIVFCGVHFMAETAKILSPEKTVVLPDLEAGCSLADDCPADEFARFREQHPDHFVVSYINCTAAVKAQSDLICTSSNAVDLVQQLPADRPVLFAPDRNLGRWVQRQSGRDLTLWPGRCFVHEAFSEEALLRLKLEHPDAEVIAHPECEENLLDLADFIGSTSKLLNHAETSDATTFIVLTEPGILHQMQQRVPEKTLIDVPGLDGCSCNACPYMRLNTLEKLRDCLESLSPEITMDEKLRSQAEAPIRRMLAMSR
- a CDS encoding TPM domain-containing protein gives rise to the protein MKAVLSLSVLLLLFAAPALAIDNPELLPDHPTPVIDLAKALSDTQRQSLETSLDAFEDRSGWKLRVLTQYERTPGRAVKEFWGLDERSLLLVADPRGGNLLNFNVGDAFFALMPRTWWVELQTRYGNQYYVKDHGEDGAILAALDAVELCLDRGGCQVVPGLPTEQWLWTLTTSVVGGLIAGFAAYPRKEGEKIAWAWLLLLSPLWVMLFGVFGVAPVVTRTSELLPLIRNGMGFLGGGIAAYLIAQATVGRKLNESNSES
- a CDS encoding DNA ligase gives rise to the protein MAMRSAGIVGLSALLISSPGAGLAQQVEISIEQIETVVFPAEGGAAAQAICAGLASGVLNPDLVGIDLARLQGALRDSGDAELAANYVKAFNNVAVGTPGCNIEVTAPGDGNLRRY
- a CDS encoding glycoside hydrolase family 104 protein, with the translated sequence MTSLALNVCRFAGAVASVVPLAASITAPVHAVLPSIESRSKLVQLEEEVQVSALPYIITPERRAMLNTIRFAEGTWKNGLDVGYRVMFGGGLMASMDRHPDRVIYSSRYASAAAGAYQFMPFTWDLVKRSIGVRGFGPEVQDQGALFLIQRRKALSMTDTGVMSPQLAAMLAPEWASFPTLRGRSYYGQPVKQFDNLRGFYNLNLVQLRQIRDQRRADLAAARNGDAPTDGAPKAPVCTGPTILCGMP